A genome region from Paradevosia shaoguanensis includes the following:
- a CDS encoding sn-glycerol-3-phosphate import ATP-binding protein UgpC, with protein sequence MATIDLVDLKKDYGNSPAVKGINLNVADGEFIVLVGPSGCGKSTLLRMVAGLETVTDGIVRIAGKDVNKAEPAERDIAMVFQNYALYPHMTVRQNLEYGLKNRGVPRPEIDKRVKEAADILEIGQFLERKPRQLSGGQRQRVAMGRAIVREPAAFLFDEPLSNLDAKLRVQMRVEIRRLQRRLKTTSLYVTHDQLEALTLADRLVVMNSGLVEQVGTPVEVYERPASLFVASFIGSPPMNLITVDRFHGDTGSLPANTDIIGIRPEHLLLDAPAEAHAKLDAIVELVEPAGGESHVHVRLNDTEQVIVVLLQGRPQIAEGTRLALHARHADFHPFNRESGKRTD encoded by the coding sequence ATGGCAACGATCGATCTCGTTGACCTCAAGAAAGACTACGGCAACTCGCCGGCGGTGAAGGGCATCAACCTCAACGTCGCCGACGGTGAATTCATCGTACTCGTCGGCCCTTCAGGCTGCGGCAAGTCCACGCTCCTGCGCATGGTGGCGGGCCTCGAAACCGTTACTGACGGCATTGTCCGCATTGCGGGCAAGGACGTGAACAAGGCCGAGCCTGCCGAGCGCGACATCGCCATGGTGTTCCAGAACTACGCGCTCTACCCGCACATGACCGTGCGGCAGAACCTCGAATACGGCCTCAAGAACCGCGGCGTGCCGCGGCCGGAGATCGACAAGCGGGTCAAGGAAGCCGCCGATATCCTGGAGATCGGCCAGTTCCTCGAACGCAAGCCGCGCCAGCTTTCGGGCGGCCAGCGCCAGCGCGTGGCCATGGGCCGCGCCATCGTGCGCGAACCGGCGGCGTTCCTCTTCGACGAGCCGCTCTCCAACCTCGACGCCAAGCTGCGCGTGCAGATGCGCGTGGAAATCCGGCGCCTCCAGCGCCGGCTCAAGACCACGAGCCTCTACGTCACCCACGACCAGCTCGAAGCCCTGACCCTGGCCGACCGGCTGGTGGTGATGAATTCGGGCCTCGTCGAGCAGGTAGGTACGCCGGTCGAGGTCTATGAGCGTCCGGCCAGCCTCTTCGTGGCCAGCTTCATCGGCTCGCCGCCGATGAACCTCATCACCGTCGATCGTTTCCACGGCGACACGGGCAGCCTGCCGGCCAATACCGATATCATCGGCATCCGCCCCGAGCACCTGCTGCTCGATGCGCCGGCCGAGGCTCACGCCAAGCTCGACGCCATTGTCGAACTGGTCGAGCCGGCTGGCGGCGAAAGCCACGTCCACGTCCGGCTGAACGATACAGAACAGGTGATCGTCGTGCTGCTGCAAGGCCGCCCGCAGATCGCCGAAGGCACCCGGCTGGCGCTTCACGCCCGCCATGCCGACTTCCATCCCTTCAATCGAGAGAGCGGCAAAAGGACCGACTGA
- the ugpE gene encoding sn-glycerol-3-phosphate ABC transporter permease UgpE produces MVENRPILNFLSHLVLIVGVVVVVFPVYLAFIASTRGPNDFYSGVVPLLPGPHMIENYWAMLSSGMTTSGAPPLGPMMFNSLVMALGVAIGKIAISILSAFAIVYFRFPFRTLAFWLIFITLMLPVEVRIVPTFKVVADLGLLNNYGGLIVPLLASATATFLFRQFFLTVPEELMEAARVDGAGPMKFFRDILLPLSVTNIAALFVILFILGWNQYLWPLIVTTNQDQYTVVMGIKRMADVADSYPQWHTVMAAVILAALPPVLVIIGMQRLFVKGLTETEK; encoded by the coding sequence ATGGTAGAAAATCGTCCCATCCTCAATTTCCTGTCGCACCTGGTGCTGATCGTCGGCGTCGTGGTGGTGGTGTTCCCGGTCTATCTGGCCTTCATCGCCTCGACCCGCGGACCCAACGATTTCTATTCGGGCGTCGTGCCGCTCCTGCCGGGGCCGCACATGATCGAGAATTACTGGGCCATGCTCAGCTCGGGCATGACCACCTCCGGCGCCCCGCCGCTCGGGCCAATGATGTTCAACTCGCTGGTGATGGCGCTCGGCGTCGCCATCGGCAAGATCGCCATCTCGATCCTCTCGGCCTTCGCCATCGTCTATTTCCGCTTCCCGTTCCGCACGCTCGCCTTCTGGCTGATCTTCATCACCCTGATGTTGCCGGTCGAAGTGCGTATCGTGCCCACCTTCAAGGTGGTGGCGGATCTGGGTCTGCTCAACAATTACGGCGGCCTCATCGTGCCGCTCCTCGCCTCTGCGACCGCGACCTTCCTCTTCCGCCAGTTCTTCCTGACGGTGCCCGAGGAGCTCATGGAAGCGGCGCGGGTGGATGGGGCAGGGCCGATGAAGTTCTTCCGCGACATTCTGCTCCCGCTCTCGGTGACCAACATCGCGGCGCTCTTCGTGATCCTCTTCATCCTGGGTTGGAACCAGTACCTCTGGCCGCTGATCGTCACCACCAATCAGGACCAGTACACGGTCGTGATGGGCATCAAGCGCATGGCCGACGTCGCCGACAGCTATCCGCAATGGCACACGGTGATGGCGGCGGTGATCCTCGCCGCGCTCCCGCCCGTGCTCGTCATCATCGGAATGCAGCGCCTGTTCGTCAAAGGCCTCACCGAAACGGAGAAATAA
- the ugpA gene encoding sn-glycerol-3-phosphate ABC transporter permease UgpA, protein MQTKRTVFPNRVLPYVLLLPQLLVTFVFFLWPAGQAFWQSFLREDAFGFKTTFVWLDNYSKLFADPAYLNSMRVTAIFAISVTALSMIVALLLAVTASRMLRSSKVYSTLLVWPYAIAPAIAGILWWFMFNPTIGILTYLLRAFGVNWNHMINSTDAMILIVLAATWKQISYNFLFFLAGLQSIPKSLEEAAAIDGAGPVKRFWTIVFPLLSPTTFYLMVINVVYAMFDTFGVIHATTEGGPSRSTEILVYKVYFDGFIGLNLGSSAAQSVILMGIVIVLTAVQFRFVERRVQY, encoded by the coding sequence ATGCAGACCAAACGCACCGTCTTTCCAAACAGGGTCCTGCCGTATGTGCTGCTGCTGCCGCAACTGCTGGTGACCTTCGTTTTTTTCCTCTGGCCCGCCGGCCAGGCCTTCTGGCAATCCTTCCTTCGCGAAGATGCCTTCGGCTTCAAGACAACCTTCGTGTGGCTCGACAACTACTCGAAGCTCTTTGCCGATCCGGCCTATCTCAACTCCATGCGCGTCACGGCGATCTTCGCCATCAGCGTGACGGCGCTATCGATGATTGTCGCGCTGCTCCTGGCTGTTACCGCCAGCCGCATGCTGCGCTCCTCGAAAGTCTATTCGACGCTGCTCGTCTGGCCCTACGCCATCGCGCCGGCCATCGCGGGCATTCTCTGGTGGTTCATGTTCAACCCCACCATCGGCATCCTGACCTATCTGCTCAGGGCGTTCGGGGTGAACTGGAACCACATGATCAACTCCACCGACGCGATGATCCTCATCGTGCTGGCGGCGACCTGGAAGCAGATCTCCTACAACTTCCTCTTCTTCCTGGCGGGACTGCAATCCATCCCGAAATCGCTCGAGGAGGCGGCAGCCATCGATGGCGCCGGCCCGGTCAAGCGCTTCTGGACCATAGTCTTCCCGCTGCTCTCGCCGACCACGTTCTATCTGATGGTCATCAACGTCGTTTACGCCATGTTCGATACTTTCGGCGTGATCCACGCGACCACCGAGGGCGGACCGTCCCGGTCGACCGAAATCCTTGTCTACAAGGTCTATTTCGACGGCTTCATCGGCCTCAACCTCGGCTCTTCCGCCGCCCAGTCCGTGATCCTGATGGGCATCGTCATCGTCCTGACCGCCGTCCAGTTCCGCTTCGTCGAGCGGCGCGTGCAGTATTGA
- the ugpB gene encoding sn-glycerol-3-phosphate ABC transporter substrate-binding protein UgpB, protein MNKLVLLASTALAALTFATAAEAATKIQWWHAMGGELGAKLEEIAANFNKSQPDYEIVPVYKGSYDEALTAAIAAFRANEQPAIIQVYEVGTGTMMGAKGAVYPVYQLMKDMGEEFDQSKYLPAVVGYYSDTEGNILSLPFNSSTPIMYYNKDVFKKAGLDPEVAPKTWKEVEEFSKKIVDSGAAKCGFTTGWIAWVQLENLNAIHDQPYSTKANGFGGLDAEFTFNNDLSVRHWENLKKWQDEHVFEFGGPGGGDNAPPLFYSQECAIYMNSSASRAGVINNAKDFQVGFAPLPYYDDVTTEPKNSIIGGATLWTLQGRPQEEYKGVAKFFTYLSQPDVQAAWHQFTGYLPITQAAYDLGIQQGYYEKNPGSDIAIKQLTRVTPTENSKGIRFGNYVQERTVISDEAVAMLGGQKTPKEALDEAVRKGNELLREFQAANQ, encoded by the coding sequence ATGAACAAGCTTGTTCTGCTTGCGTCGACCGCATTGGCGGCGCTGACTTTTGCCACTGCCGCGGAAGCCGCGACCAAGATCCAGTGGTGGCACGCAATGGGCGGCGAACTTGGCGCCAAGCTCGAAGAGATCGCTGCCAACTTCAACAAGAGCCAGCCCGACTACGAGATCGTTCCGGTCTACAAGGGCTCCTATGACGAAGCCCTGACGGCCGCCATCGCCGCGTTCCGCGCCAACGAACAGCCGGCCATCATCCAGGTTTACGAAGTCGGCACCGGCACCATGATGGGCGCCAAGGGCGCCGTGTACCCGGTCTACCAGCTCATGAAGGACATGGGCGAAGAGTTCGACCAGTCCAAGTACCTGCCGGCCGTCGTCGGCTACTACTCGGACACCGAGGGCAACATCCTGTCGTTGCCCTTCAACTCGTCCACCCCGATCATGTACTACAACAAGGACGTCTTCAAAAAAGCCGGCCTTGATCCGGAAGTGGCGCCCAAGACCTGGAAGGAAGTCGAGGAGTTCTCCAAGAAGATCGTCGATTCCGGCGCGGCCAAGTGCGGTTTCACCACCGGCTGGATCGCCTGGGTTCAGCTCGAGAACCTCAACGCGATCCATGACCAGCCTTACTCCACCAAGGCCAACGGCTTTGGCGGTCTGGATGCCGAGTTCACCTTCAACAACGACCTCTCCGTACGCCACTGGGAAAACCTGAAGAAGTGGCAGGATGAGCATGTGTTCGAGTTCGGCGGCCCCGGCGGCGGCGACAACGCGCCCCCGCTGTTCTACTCGCAGGAATGCGCCATCTACATGAACTCGTCGGCCTCGCGCGCCGGCGTGATCAACAACGCCAAGGACTTCCAGGTCGGCTTCGCTCCGCTGCCGTACTACGATGACGTGACGACCGAGCCGAAGAACTCGATCATCGGCGGCGCCACCCTCTGGACGCTCCAGGGCCGTCCGCAGGAAGAATACAAGGGCGTGGCCAAGTTCTTCACGTACCTCTCGCAGCCGGACGTCCAGGCTGCCTGGCACCAGTTCACCGGTTACCTGCCGATCACGCAGGCCGCCTATGACCTGGGCATCCAGCAGGGCTACTACGAGAAGAATCCGGGTTCGGACATCGCCATCAAGCAGCTGACCCGCGTCACCCCGACCGAAAACTCCAAGGGCATCCGCTTCGGCAACTACGTCCAGGAACGCACCGTCATCTCCGACGAAGCCGTCGCGATGCTGGGCGGGCAGAAGACGCCCAAGGAAGCGCTCGACGAGGCCGTCAGGAAGGGCAACGAACTCCTGCGCGAGTTCCAGGCGGCCAACCAGTAA
- a CDS encoding Na/Pi cotransporter family protein has product MYLTVVHLVAAIVLLIWAVRMVRTAVERSYSTQLRRVLNFASSSKLAAAVSGATMAIALQSSTAAALLAIGFAGSGLMTSATGIAVQLGAALGSALVASILSMDLSWLTPLLVILGGLLFFKGNARQTKQLGRLVMGLAFTLISLQMMSEATAAWRDSPVLEMGVTYLRNDLITAFLLAALLGWAIHSSVAAVLLIASFSTHGLIPVEMAAALVLGVNTGGAFITVLLTRAMDVRARRIALGNMLFQVVVAVALLLVLQFIRPPLNWVTALPGSDVIAFHVAFNLLRVAVCLPFTGQMARLTERLLKPAPNETMDVARLRQPALIREAKANPDIALASATRELLRMSELVEVMLQPVMNIYQTGDKVAIKQIKELEAEVNKANSDIKLYLASLDWDGMDEGQKRRGQELTSFAINMEQAGDIVAKQLLKLAEQKCERNIKFSDQGWKELTDLHARVLDNLQLSLNVLVSEDRDSARQLIEEKDEIGAFERESIARHLTRLRSGTAASRESSDLHLETVHALKRINSALSGIAYSILSESGDLLDSRLSKAAGAP; this is encoded by the coding sequence ATGTATCTCACTGTCGTGCACCTGGTGGCGGCCATCGTGCTGCTGATCTGGGCGGTGCGCATGGTGCGAACAGCGGTTGAGCGCTCCTACTCAACGCAGTTGAGGCGCGTCCTCAACTTTGCCAGCTCCAGCAAGCTGGCGGCCGCAGTCTCGGGCGCCACGATGGCGATTGCGCTGCAAAGCTCGACGGCGGCGGCGCTCCTGGCCATCGGCTTTGCCGGCAGCGGACTGATGACTTCGGCCACGGGAATTGCCGTGCAACTGGGCGCGGCGCTCGGATCGGCGCTCGTCGCCAGCATCCTGTCGATGGACCTTTCCTGGCTGACGCCTCTCCTCGTCATCCTGGGCGGCCTGTTGTTCTTCAAGGGCAATGCCCGGCAGACCAAGCAATTGGGCCGGCTGGTGATGGGCCTCGCCTTCACGCTGATCTCGCTGCAGATGATGTCGGAGGCTACGGCGGCCTGGCGCGATAGTCCGGTGCTCGAAATGGGCGTCACCTATCTCAGGAACGACCTCATTACCGCGTTCCTGCTGGCGGCTCTGCTCGGCTGGGCGATCCACTCCTCGGTCGCGGCGGTGCTGCTCATAGCCTCGTTCTCGACGCATGGGCTCATCCCGGTCGAGATGGCGGCGGCGCTGGTGCTCGGGGTCAATACGGGCGGGGCCTTCATCACGGTGCTCCTCACCCGTGCCATGGACGTCCGTGCGCGCCGTATTGCCTTGGGAAACATGCTGTTTCAGGTGGTCGTGGCGGTGGCGCTGCTGCTCGTGCTGCAGTTCATTCGCCCACCGCTCAACTGGGTTACGGCCCTACCCGGCTCGGATGTGATCGCCTTCCACGTGGCCTTCAACCTGCTGCGCGTGGCGGTCTGCCTGCCGTTCACCGGACAGATGGCGCGGCTCACCGAGCGCCTGCTCAAGCCCGCGCCGAACGAGACCATGGACGTTGCGCGGCTGCGCCAGCCGGCGCTGATCCGGGAGGCCAAGGCCAATCCCGATATCGCGCTGGCCAGTGCCACGCGCGAATTGCTGCGAATGAGCGAGCTGGTGGAGGTGATGCTCCAGCCGGTGATGAACATCTACCAGACGGGCGACAAGGTCGCGATCAAGCAGATCAAGGAGCTGGAGGCGGAGGTCAACAAGGCCAACAGCGACATCAAGCTCTATCTGGCAAGCCTGGATTGGGACGGGATGGACGAAGGCCAGAAGCGCCGCGGACAGGAACTGACAAGCTTTGCCATCAATATGGAGCAGGCCGGCGATATCGTGGCCAAGCAGCTCCTGAAGCTGGCCGAGCAGAAGTGCGAGCGGAATATCAAGTTCTCCGACCAGGGCTGGAAGGAACTGACGGACCTGCATGCGCGCGTGCTCGACAACCTGCAGCTCTCGCTCAACGTGCTGGTTTCCGAAGATCGCGATTCGGCGCGGCAACTCATCGAGGAGAAGGACGAGATCGGCGCGTTCGAGCGCGAGAGTATCGCCCGGCACCTCACCCGCCTGCGTTCAGGCACGGCGGCAAGCCGGGAGAGCTCGGACCTGCACCTCGAGACCGTGCACGCACTCAAGCGCATCAACTCGGCACTCTCGGGAATTGCCTATTCGATCCTGAGCGAAAGCGGGGACCTGCTGGACAGCCGCCTCAGCAAGGCCGCAGGAGCGCCTTAA